A single Manduca sexta isolate Smith_Timp_Sample1 chromosome 11, JHU_Msex_v1.0, whole genome shotgun sequence DNA region contains:
- the LOC115452708 gene encoding G-protein coupled receptor moody-like produces MGGINGSAIEDLVPGLEEYEDSAALAAVKLYTDYPEWLLQFAGACCILFMVIGIPGNLVTIIALARCRKVRNATAIFIINLSCSDLLFCCFVLPLQTSIFYQRAWIHGKLLCRLLPLARYALVAVSLFTILAITINRYIMISFPMLYPRLYRNRYLWIMIAGLWLFPTSVLIPTYFEEWGRFSLDPITGSCSIVADENELSPKKFLFIAAFVLPSLAIIICYARIWWIVRKAAKMARIPMYTRPVSAMEAVQMSSKDARTSKSQSKKNLNQISPLQKDGRCQLALGCFLNTGAELSSVESSIPEEQDSGQRPRTLGAESMSNIRKSFVATFKRPSGPPKPRLPTKKDKKLLTMIVAIMVSFLVCHLPITLTKTVFQDFKSHPTSNIIGYVLIYITTCVNPIIYVVMSNEYRQAYKNLWKCGR; encoded by the exons ATGGGTGGAATCAATGGTAGTGCAATTGAGGATTTGGTGCCGGGCCTGGAGGAATACGAGGACAGCGCAGCACTGGCCGCAGTGAAGCTGTACACGGATTACCCGGAGTGGCTGCTGCAATTCGCTGGGGCGTGCTGCATTCTGTTCATGGTCATCGGCATTCCAGGGAACCTTGTCACCATCATCGCTCTTGCGCGGTGTAGGAAG GTTCGGAATGCCAcagcaatatttataatcaacCTATCGTGTTCCGACCTTCTCTTCTGTTGCTTCGTCCTGCCTCTCCAAACTTCAATATTTTACCAACGTGCATGGATCCATGGGAAACTTCTCTGCCGATTGCTCCCGCTAGCGAGATATGCTTTGGTAGCTGTCTCGCTTTTCACAATATTGGCTATCACTATCAACAGATATATTATGATCTCGTTCCCAATGCTTTATCCTAG GTTATACAGAAACCGGTACTTGTGGATTATGATCGCTGGACTCTGGTTGTTCCCGACCAGTGTGCTCATACCAACCTACTTCGAAGAGTGGGGTCGGTTCAGCTTAGACCCCATCACGGGCTCCTGCTCTATAGTGGCTGATGAGAACGAACTATCTCCAAAAAAGTTTCTATTCATTGCTGCATTCGTTCTCCCAAGTTTGGCAATAATCATATGCTACGCAAGAATCTGGTGGATCGTGAGGAAAGCAGCGAAAATGGCTCGTATTCCAATGTACACACGACCAGTATCTGCTATGGAAGCTGTGCAAATGAGCAGTAAAGATGCACGAACATCTAAAAGCCAGAGTAAAAAGAACTTAAACCAGATCTCCCCCTTACAAAAAGACGGACGCTGCCAACTAGCTCTCGGCTGCTTTTTGAACACAGGCGCGGAACTATCTTCTGTAGAAAGTTCTATACCAGAAGAACAAGACTCGGGACAAAGACCTCGTACATTAGGCGCGGAGTCTATGAGCAATATCCGCAAAAGTTTCGTAGCAACATTCAAGCGACCGTCGGGACCGCCCAAGCCTCGTCTCCCTACGAAGAAAGATAAAAAACTACTGACAATGATCGTCGCGATAATGGTGTCGTTTTTGGTCTGCCATCTCCCCATTACATTGACGAAGACTGTGTTCCAAGATTTCAAGTCTCACCCTACTTCTAACATTATAGGATACGTGCTGATATACATAACAACTTGTGTCAACCCCATTATTTATGTTGTGATGTCAAATGAGTACAGGCAAGCATACAAAAATTTGTGGAAATGTGGGCGATGA
- the LOC115452698 gene encoding G-protein coupled receptor moody: MGDLFPSIPKSTFASEVEGNWSGGKGLEDYKSDADLAAVELFRDYPEPLLRFASACCVLFMLVGIPGNLITIIALARCKKVRNATAVFIMNLSCSDLLFCCFNLPLAASTFWRRSWAHGKILCRMFPLARYALVAVSLFTVLAITINRYVMISHPRLYPKLYRRQYLAVMVASTWAFSFGALIATWLEKWGRFGLDPTIGSCSILPDRNNRSPKEFLFVGAFMLPCLAIVICYARIFCIVRDAARKSRAPVRRARPGLEDSAVGSASTAVERSPGPENGANHNHISAPKRALLAPPVPHCPPTPGPERSSSSGVDTLDGHDEECALDAKPRTPSGGETAKRLRQAACVLKRSPASVRPPRLTPKDRKLLKMIMAIMLSFWVCYLPITLTKIFREFTSHPAANIAGYILIYLTTCINPIIYVVMSSEYRQAYKNLLMCRRWA; the protein is encoded by the exons ATGGGTGATTTATTTCCGAGTATACCGAAGAGTACGTTCGCGAGTGAGGTAGAAGGGAACTGGAGCGGGGGCAAGGGTTTGGAAGACTACAAGTCTGATGCGGATTTGGCCGCCGTGGAGTTGTTTAGGGATTACCCAGAACCGCTGTTGAGGTTCGCGTCGGCTTGCTGTGTGCTGTTCATGTTGGTCGGAATCCCTGGCAATCTGATCACAATTATCGCACTTGCGCGCTGCAAGAAA GTCCGAAACGCGACAGCAGTGTTCATCATGAACTTGTCCTGCTCTGACCTTCTGTTCTGCTGCTTTAACCTGCCGCTCGCCGCGTCGACATTCTGGCGTCGGTCCTGGGCACACGGCAAGATCCTCTGCCGCATGTTCCCGTTGGCGAGATATGCCCTCGTCGCAGTCTCGCTATTCACCGTACTGGCAATCACCATCAACAGATACGTCATGATATCACATCCACGATTGTATCCTAA GTTGTACAGACGCCAGTATCTTGCGGTGATGGTGGCAAGCACATGGGCATTCTCTTTCGGGGCGTTAATAGCCACTTGGCTGGAAAAGTGGGGCAGATTCGGGCTAGATCCCACCATAGGCTCCTGCTCCATACTTCCTGATCGCAATAACAGATCTCCAAAAGAATTCCTCTTCGTGGGGGCTTTTATGCTTCCCTGTTTGGCGATAGTCATATGCTATGCACGAATATTTTGCATAGTAAGGGATGCTGCTAGAAAATCACGAGCACCAGTTCGTAGAGCAAGACCGGGACTAGAAGACTCTGCAGTTGGGTCCGCTTCTACGGCAGTAGAACGATCACCAGGGCCTGAGAATGGTGCCAATCATAATCATATTTCAGCACCAAAAAGGGCTTTACTAGCCCCACCCGTACCACACTGCCCACCTACACCAGGTCCGGAACGATCATCATCTTCTGGAGTGGATACGTTAGACGGGCATGATGAGGAATGCGCTCTAGACGCTAAGCCTCGAACACCTAGTGGCGGCGAGACCGCCAAGCGACTACGTCAAGCAGCGTGTGTGCTCAAACGATCTCCAGCATCGGTCAGGCCTCCAAGACTGACGCCGAAAGATagaaaattactaaaaatgATCATGGCCATAATGCTCTCTTTCTGGGTATGTTACCTACCGATAACATTAACGAAGATATTCCGCGAGTTTACTTCGCACCCAGCGGCGAATATAGCTGGCTACATCCTGATATACCTCACGACGTGCATCAACCCGATAATTTACGTTGTGATGTCCAGCGAGTATCGCCAGGCATACAAGAACTTGTTGATGTGCCGTCGGTGGGCGTGA